The genomic segment CTTATGGCAATGGCGGTTCCGTTGAGCATATGGACATACTTGTTCTTGCCATCGTCATCCTTGTATTTAATGTTGAGCCGCCGGGCCTGGTAATCGGTACAGTTAGAGGTAGAGGTAATCTCTCCCCATTCGCCACCATTACGGCCAGGCATCCAGGCTTCCAGGTCCCATTTGCGGTAGGCCGGTGCTCCGAGGTCTCCGGTACAGGTATCTACCACCCGGAAGGGTATTTCGAGGCCCGCGAAGATTTCTTCTTCTATGCTTCGCAGTTCTTCGTGCATCCGATCCGACTCTTCCGGAAGGCAGTAAATGAACATTTCCACCTTGGTAAATTGATGGACCCGATACAACCCCTTGGAAAATTGCCCCGCCGCTCCTGCTTCCCGCCGAAAGCAGTGGGAAAGCCCTGCCATGCGCAGGGGAAGCTGTTCTTTTGGGAGAATGGTCCCCGAATAGTAGCCCCCCAGGGTAATTTCGGCGGTTCCTACGAGGCAGGTTCCTTCTCCTTCCAGGGTGTATACGTTGGATTCAGAGCCCCGGGGGTTAAACCCTATACCTTCAAGAATTTCTTCTTTCGCAATATCGGGGGTAATGAAGGGAGTAAAACCTTTTTGTTGCAGGATATCCAGGGCATACCGAATAAGCCCCAGTTCAAGAAATACCCCCTCATTCTTTAAATAATAGAATTTGGTACCTGACACTTTCGTGGCCGTATCAAAATCGATGATATCAAGTTCCTGGCCAAGCTGTACGTGATCCTTCGGGGGAAAATCGAAGCGAGTAGGCTCGCCAACCCGTTTTATTTCCAGGTTATCCTTATCTTCTTTCCCGATGGGAGCCGCCGGATGGGCCATGTTGGGAATCCGGCGTGCTTCGGTTTCCAGTTCCTCTTCTGTTTTTTGAAGTTCCGCTTCCATGGCGGCAATGGCATCTTTTAATTTTTTCCCTTCCTCGATGAGGGTCTGCCGTTCCTCAGGGCTGAGTTTCCCCTTCATTGCCTGAGCATTGGCGTTCCGTTTTTGTTGCAAATTCTGAAGTTCCGTTACCAGGTTAGTGCGACGATCGTAAAGGGCGACCACCCGATCCGCGTCGGCCTTCATGTTTCGATTGATAATATTCTGCTTAACCGCATCCAGGTTATCTTTGATGAATTTATAGTCCAGCATGGAACCTAGTGTACCCCTAAAGACGGCGGCTTCACAAGAGGGCAGATGAAAATCGTATTTCTCCACTTACAAAACTCTGGGGTATCCCATCGAAAGAACGGAGCAGGAGTGCCCCGTCGGGGCTCACCCCTTCCAGGATTCCTTCCACGGCAGGGCCCGTATCGGGAAGGCCAGGGACAAAGCTGACTATCTCTCCCCGTTTATAGAGGCGCCGTTCTACTTCTCGTTGCCAGGATGCCTCGGGAGACAGCACCTCTTTTAGTGCTTCCAGAATGCGGGAAAGAATGCTGTTTCGGTCAAGGGCTAAGGGAGTGGCTGAGGTTCCCGTCTGCATGTCCTGGATGATAGCAAGACTCGTGGCCCGGGATGCCAGTTCTGGGGGAAAGTCGCGCTGATGGATGTTAAGGCCAATGCCAATTAAAAGAGCGGTTCCCGCCCCTTCACAGAGAATCCCACAGACCTTTTTATCCTGTAGTATGACATCATTGGGCCACTTAATGTACACCGGGATGGATACGTATGGTTCGATTGCCCGGGCTACTGCGAGGCCGACCCGGATGCTAGCGGCGGGAGGAAAATCGGTAAGGCTCTGATACTGAAGAATAATCGTACAGAGGAGATTTTCTCCGGGGGGGGCTTGCCAGGAACGGCCCTGCCCTCGTCCCCTGCCGGCAGACTGATAATCGGTGAGCACCACTGTCCCGTTAGGGGTTCCTGCTGCAACGAGCCGACGGGCCTCGTCCTGGGTGCTAGAAGTTTCTCGTAGATAGTACACGGGACCCCCGAAAGGGTTGGACAACGGTATAAGTTCCATGATGGAGTTACCATATCGGTGGCGCCAATCGCGGTCAAGGTATGATAGGTGGTATAGCACATCGAATCAGAAAAATTGAAGTACCCCTGAAAGGACCCTTTAATCATATCTTAACAATGAATTGTTTCTCTTGCTCTAGGAAAATATCTGCCACCTATGAGATACTCTCTTACACGTAAGGATGGTAAGATATGAGGGAGCACAATCGTAATTTCCATTCAGGGCGTTTTATTGCGCTCATGATAAGTCTTATAGCTGTCATTCTTTGCGGGGCGGTGATGAAGGTTACTACCCCTGTTCTTGTGCCGCTGGTAGTAGCAATCCTCCTTTCCTTCGCTTTGGAACCGTTGGTCCAACTCCTTGAGAAAATTCGTGTTCCCCGTCTTGTGGCGATACTCGTTGGGATTATTAGTGTGGCTGGAGTGTTTTACTTGTTTGGTGTTATTCTTATTTCAAGTGCCAGTACTATTTCCCGGGTATATCCCAAATACGAAAGACGGTTTCTGGAAATATATGCCTCTATCGCGGGGCTGTTGGGGCTTCCCTTTGATGCGGAAAAAAGTTTTTTGATGAACCTCTGGAGCCAATTAGGAATTCGCTCCCTGGTGGGTGATATGGCACTCAAGCTTTCCAGTATCCTGGTCTCATTCCTTTCTAACCTCATATTGGTAATGATTTTTGTGATTTTTTTTATGGCCGAATCGGCCCACTTTTTTCATAAAGTGGAACTGGCTTTTATGGGGAAAGTAGAGGGGAAAATAAAAAAAATGACCACCACTATTATTAACCAGGTAAGTCGTTACCTGTTTATAAAGTTTTGTGTTTCCCTTGCAACGGGTGTATTCGTTGCCATAGGTCTGTATTTCATCGGGGTAGATTTTGCCTTTCTTTGGGGGGTCATATCTTTTGTTCTAAATTTTATTCCTACCATTGGGAGCATTCTAGCCAGTGTGGGGGCGAGTGTCTTTTCGCTTATCCAATTTTGGCCAGAACCGGCTCCGGTTATCGGAACCATAGCAGTAATGGTAGGCGTAAATACCATTATTGGTAATGGATTAGAGCCAAAAATCCAGGGAGATAATTTAGGCCTTTCTCCCCTCGTTGTGGTAAGTTCCCTTACCATATGGGGCTGGTTGTGGGGTTTTGCGGGACTTGTGCTGGCGGTACCCCTGACGGTGATAGTAAAGATAGTCTGTGATCATGTTCCTCTGCTTGAACCGATCTCTATTATCTTAGGATCATATCGAGAAGTGGGGGATAGAGGGAATAAAGGAACTTCCTCAGACACTCCTGCGGAGGTTGTGTCAAAGATAGAAGAGAAAAAGACTCCCGATCTTAGGGTATAAAAAGATCTTGGAAAATATTGCTGGAGAGAGTGGGGTGGTTTAAGTAATTTTTTGAAATATAAAAATCTAGTCTTAAAATAAATTTTCTTCTCTTAACCTCGTTGCAGCAGAGAATTCACGAGGGAAGGTATCTGTGAGCACCACACCATAGGAGTACGGGAAATGATTGCGTTTTTAGGAAAACCGTCGTATTATGGAAGTAACGCAATCGATTGCGTTACGGAAAGAGGAGAGCTCTTCTACAAAAGTAGATCGGAAAGGGCGGAGCTTTGAAAAAAATAGAAAAGAAAGGCCCGACGGAACAAAGGAAGGAGACCTTTGTAGAAGGATGCCCCTCGTATTACAAAGTAAAGGGAGAAAGCTATGGGAAGTGTCAATAATCCAGTATTGAGGGGGTTTCATCCGGATCCATCCATTTTGTACCATGATGGCTGGTTTTATATTGCCAATTCCACCTTTGAATGGTTTGGCGGGGTAGAAATAAGCCGTTCCCGGGATCTTTCCTCCTGGGAACCGGTAGGGCGGGCTCTAACCCGGAAGAGCCAGCTTGACATGTGGGGAAATCCCCCCTCCGGTGGCATCTGGGCCCCCTGTTTGTCCTGGGACGATGGGCTTTTCTGGCTTATATATACGGATGTAAAAACCTGGAATCAAGGTCCTTTTAAGGATGTACACAACTATCTGGTTACGGCTCCCTCGGTGGAAGGTCCCTGGTCAGAGCCGGTGTATCTTAACAGTTCGGGGTTTGATCCCTCTCTTTTCCATGATGATGATGGGAAAAAGTGGCTCGTAAACATGGAATGGGATTATCGAGAACAGGGGACCCGGCAGTTTTCGGGGATCCTCCTTCAGGAACTGGACCCCAAGACGAAGCAACTGGTGGGGCCGGTATATAAAATCTGGAAAGGCACAGAAATAGGGCTTGTAGAAGGGCCTCATCTCTATAAAAAAGATGGATGGTACTATCTTGTGTGTGCTGAAGGGGGAACCGAGTATGACCATGCGGTGAGTGTGGCCCGCTCCCGCTCTATTACAGGCCCCTATGAAACCCATCCCGACAATCCTCTCTGCACTTCCCGGGGGAAGCCGGATCTTGCCCTTCAGAAGGCGGGGCATGGAAGTCTGTGCCAGGCTCCTGGGGGAGAGTGGTTTTTAGCCTTTCTTGTGGGACGCCCTTTGCCGGGGACCCGACGCTGTGTCCTTGGCCGGGAAACGGCCATCGCTCCCATCATCTGGAAAAACGACTGGCCCTATCTTTCCAATGGAAGCCGCTATCCAGAACTTTCCTTCGAG from the Treponema sp. J25 genome contains:
- the serS gene encoding serine--tRNA ligase: MLDYKFIKDNLDAVKQNIINRNMKADADRVVALYDRRTNLVTELQNLQQKRNANAQAMKGKLSPEERQTLIEEGKKLKDAIAAMEAELQKTEEELETEARRIPNMAHPAAPIGKEDKDNLEIKRVGEPTRFDFPPKDHVQLGQELDIIDFDTATKVSGTKFYYLKNEGVFLELGLIRYALDILQQKGFTPFITPDIAKEEILEGIGFNPRGSESNVYTLEGEGTCLVGTAEITLGGYYSGTILPKEQLPLRMAGLSHCFRREAGAAGQFSKGLYRVHQFTKVEMFIYCLPEESDRMHEELRSIEEEIFAGLEIPFRVVDTCTGDLGAPAYRKWDLEAWMPGRNGGEWGEITSTSNCTDYQARRLNIKYKDDDGKNKYVHMLNGTAIAISRAIIAILENFQEADGSVRIPRRLVPYCGFDRITKK
- a CDS encoding biotin--[acetyl-CoA-carboxylase] ligase; the protein is MYYLRETSSTQDEARRLVAAGTPNGTVVLTDYQSAGRGRGQGRSWQAPPGENLLCTIILQYQSLTDFPPAASIRVGLAVARAIEPYVSIPVYIKWPNDVILQDKKVCGILCEGAGTALLIGIGLNIHQRDFPPELASRATSLAIIQDMQTGTSATPLALDRNSILSRILEALKEVLSPEASWQREVERRLYKRGEIVSFVPGLPDTGPAVEGILEGVSPDGALLLRSFDGIPQSFVSGEIRFSSALL
- a CDS encoding AI-2E family transporter; this encodes MREHNRNFHSGRFIALMISLIAVILCGAVMKVTTPVLVPLVVAILLSFALEPLVQLLEKIRVPRLVAILVGIISVAGVFYLFGVILISSASTISRVYPKYERRFLEIYASIAGLLGLPFDAEKSFLMNLWSQLGIRSLVGDMALKLSSILVSFLSNLILVMIFVIFFMAESAHFFHKVELAFMGKVEGKIKKMTTTIINQVSRYLFIKFCVSLATGVFVAIGLYFIGVDFAFLWGVISFVLNFIPTIGSILASVGASVFSLIQFWPEPAPVIGTIAVMVGVNTIIGNGLEPKIQGDNLGLSPLVVVSSLTIWGWLWGFAGLVLAVPLTVIVKIVCDHVPLLEPISIILGSYREVGDRGNKGTSSDTPAEVVSKIEEKKTPDLRV
- a CDS encoding glycoside hydrolase family 43 protein — protein: MGSVNNPVLRGFHPDPSILYHDGWFYIANSTFEWFGGVEISRSRDLSSWEPVGRALTRKSQLDMWGNPPSGGIWAPCLSWDDGLFWLIYTDVKTWNQGPFKDVHNYLVTAPSVEGPWSEPVYLNSSGFDPSLFHDDDGKKWLVNMEWDYREQGTRQFSGILLQELDPKTKQLVGPVYKIWKGTEIGLVEGPHLYKKDGWYYLVCAEGGTEYDHAVSVARSRSITGPYETHPDNPLCTSRGKPDLALQKAGHGSLCQAPGGEWFLAFLVGRPLPGTRRCVLGRETAIAPIIWKNDWPYLSNGSRYPELSFEVPWETKPRTPQRLLYTFETPEGQRLFKRDFMSLRIPAEGVLYSFTDRPGYLRLFGKESPVSRHTQCVCARRQESFVFEAETALEASFTSFQHMAGLMYRYDEENWYYLRVSYDEEKKCPVLGLLCMDNGEFSMPTGDIAIPSGIVYMKVSVNHKETRFYWSSDGHEWKTLGPVLDASIMSDEYGGLGFTGAFVGLACQDLQRQRQWVDVRYFKYEEFE